From a region of the Armatimonas rosea genome:
- a CDS encoding GrpB family protein, which yields MSYHLSKPIVIADYDPQWPLLYEQERQQLTTHLAPILQQIEHIGSTSVPGLGAKPIIDISVSVLALSDVDDFVPALARLGYEDANINPIFQRRLFCKGPYNEGTHHLHFTVHGSTTWKEPILLRDYLRVHPDEAAHYQEVKRMSAAKHQSDLNGYHEEKSGCVQALLEKAHAWGEFNLGR from the coding sequence ATGTCCTACCACTTGAGCAAACCTATCGTCATTGCTGACTACGACCCGCAGTGGCCGCTTTTGTATGAACAAGAGCGCCAACAGCTTACCACCCACCTCGCGCCCATCCTCCAGCAAATCGAGCACATCGGAAGCACCTCCGTCCCGGGGCTGGGGGCGAAACCGATTATTGACATCTCTGTCTCCGTACTTGCCTTAAGTGATGTCGATGATTTTGTGCCGGCTCTCGCCCGCTTGGGTTACGAGGATGCCAATATTAACCCCATCTTTCAGCGACGGCTCTTCTGCAAGGGGCCCTACAACGAGGGGACACACCACCTGCACTTTACCGTGCATGGCTCGACGACCTGGAAGGAACCCATTCTCCTGCGTGACTACCTGCGTGTGCACCCGGATGAAGCGGCCCACTACCAGGAAGTCAAGCGTATGTCGGCAGCCAAGCACCAGAGTGATCTCAACGGCTACCACGAAGAAAAGTCCGGGTGCGTGCAGGCACTCCTGGAAAAAGCCCACGCGTGGGGTGAATTTAATCTTGGACGGTGA
- a CDS encoding competence/damage-inducible protein A → MTAEIISFGTELLLGQIVDTDAAYLAQKLSQCGVSVYNRATVGDNLERAIAALTLALSRSDIVFCIGGLGPTGDDLTRATIAAALDAPLVRDPALVAHLTAWFEKRGYTTNDAIFLQADVPTGGKPIPNANGTAPGLWVEKDGKTVVALPGPPNEFVPMVDTELLPRLWGPGGQASGSVIRSRTLRIVGMGESVAEEKTADLMAGANPSVAPYAKPAEVHLRVTAKAASAEDAEALIAPVVSEIKARLGSVVYGEDDQTLEEVVVRLLEAQGKTVATAESCTGGWLAQRITAISGSSSVFHTGVVTYANETKIGLLGIPRALIGAVGAVSPEVARAMAERVRELGQADFGIGITGIAGPGGGSDEKPVGLVYIAVAGPAGTELTKNIFPGQRADVRWRATQTALDMLRKQLIG, encoded by the coding sequence ATGACAGCAGAGATTATTTCCTTCGGCACCGAGCTTCTCCTCGGGCAGATCGTGGACACCGACGCGGCGTATCTGGCGCAGAAGCTCTCGCAGTGCGGGGTGAGCGTCTACAACCGGGCGACCGTGGGGGATAACCTGGAGCGGGCGATTGCGGCGCTGACGCTGGCGCTCTCTCGGTCGGATATCGTGTTCTGTATCGGGGGGCTGGGGCCGACGGGCGACGATCTCACCCGCGCGACAATTGCGGCGGCGCTGGATGCCCCGCTGGTGCGCGACCCGGCGCTCGTGGCGCACCTGACGGCGTGGTTTGAGAAGCGCGGCTACACTACCAACGATGCGATCTTCTTGCAGGCCGATGTCCCCACCGGCGGCAAGCCCATCCCCAACGCCAACGGCACCGCGCCGGGGCTGTGGGTGGAGAAAGACGGCAAGACCGTGGTCGCGCTGCCGGGGCCGCCCAATGAGTTCGTCCCGATGGTGGACACCGAGCTTCTCCCCCGCTTGTGGGGGCCGGGGGGCCAGGCGAGTGGGAGCGTGATTCGCTCACGGACCCTGCGCATTGTTGGTATGGGCGAGTCCGTCGCCGAGGAGAAGACCGCCGACCTCATGGCCGGAGCCAACCCCAGTGTCGCGCCCTACGCCAAGCCCGCCGAGGTACATCTACGCGTCACCGCAAAAGCCGCGAGTGCCGAAGACGCCGAGGCGCTGATCGCGCCAGTCGTGAGCGAGATCAAGGCGCGGCTGGGGAGCGTCGTCTACGGCGAGGACGACCAGACTTTAGAGGAAGTGGTTGTCCGGCTCTTGGAGGCGCAGGGCAAGACCGTCGCCACCGCCGAGAGCTGCACGGGTGGCTGGCTGGCGCAGCGCATTACCGCGATCTCGGGCTCGTCGAGTGTCTTTCACACCGGCGTGGTCACCTACGCCAACGAGACCAAGATCGGGCTCTTGGGCATTCCACGGGCGCTGATCGGAGCCGTGGGCGCGGTCTCCCCGGAGGTCGCGCGCGCCATGGCCGAGCGGGTGCGCGAGCTGGGGCAGGCGGACTTTGGAATCGGCATCACCGGGATCGCCGGGCCGGGGGGCGGCAGCGACGAGAAACCCGTCGGCTTGGTCTATATCGCGGTGGCCGGCCCCGCCGGCACCGAGCTCACGAAAAACATCTTCCCCGGCCAGCGCGCCGATGTGCGCTGGCGCGCCACCCAGACCGCCTTGGACATGCTCCGCAAGCAGCTCATCGGATAA
- a CDS encoding SDR family NAD(P)-dependent oxidoreductase, with protein sequence MTNEQLLGKSILLTGATGGIGQATALQLAREGALLTLSGRSAEKLEALAASLEQETGVRPSTIVADLSRAPQVEKLLAEATAERGLDILVNAAGVGLVKPLENISPEEMTLTLAANLYGAMLLSQAAVKVMTPKKSGHILHVVGILGKAPMAQASVYCASKYGLTGFLQALRAEVSRRHNIKVTGLYLGGVDTPFYDNPAIEMKVQRDKMLSVSDAAGAILYALTQPAHLVLGELTLQPESHQL encoded by the coding sequence GTGACAAACGAACAACTCTTAGGGAAATCCATCCTGCTGACCGGTGCGACGGGTGGAATCGGTCAGGCAACGGCACTCCAGCTGGCGCGTGAGGGAGCGCTCTTAACGCTCTCGGGGCGCAGCGCGGAGAAACTGGAGGCACTCGCAGCGTCTCTGGAGCAGGAGACAGGTGTGCGCCCGTCGACAATTGTCGCGGACCTGAGCCGTGCGCCGCAGGTCGAGAAGCTCCTCGCGGAGGCAACTGCGGAGCGTGGTCTGGATATCCTGGTCAATGCCGCGGGGGTGGGGCTGGTCAAGCCTCTGGAGAACATCAGCCCTGAGGAGATGACCCTGACCTTGGCGGCGAACCTCTACGGCGCGATGCTCCTCTCCCAAGCGGCAGTGAAGGTCATGACCCCCAAGAAATCCGGGCACATTCTCCATGTGGTGGGGATTCTGGGAAAGGCACCGATGGCCCAGGCAAGTGTCTACTGCGCGAGCAAGTACGGGCTGACAGGGTTCTTGCAGGCGCTTCGTGCGGAGGTCTCGCGGCGGCACAACATCAAGGTCACGGGCCTCTATCTCGGGGGCGTGGACACACCGTTCTACGACAACCCGGCCATTGAGATGAAGGTCCAGCGCGATAAGATGCTCTCTGTGAGCGATGCTGCGGGCGCGATTCTCTATGCCCTCACGCAGCCGGCGCATCTCGTACTGGGTGAGCTGACGCTCCAGCCGGAGAGCCACCAGCTCTAA
- a CDS encoding sugar phosphate nucleotidyltransferase, whose product MKAMVLGAGIGSRLDPLTRSLPKPAVPVVGKPVIGHILDHLKHYGVTEIMINVQYLGEKLMATIGDGSAYGVHVTYSVEDELWGDAGGVKRCEAFFRDSDDDTFMVVGGDDLSDMDFGAIIAEHKAKNATATIGAKRVEDPSQFGIAVTDDNGFITRFQEKPAPGTAFSNLANTGVYLFKQTVFDTIPAATFYGFGKDVLPALLAAGEPLLAVPTDAYWEDVGNLTIYRKAQRDCLDGKVKVVFPTGTRVGENSFVCEGAQVEGTISDYTVVGKNAIIEAGAVVKNSVLWDGAIVKAGTYLENCVVGNNVTVASTHGIFNAQIVEANRPA is encoded by the coding sequence ATGAAAGCAATGGTCTTAGGTGCAGGGATCGGTTCGCGGCTCGATCCTCTCACCCGTTCCCTCCCCAAACCCGCCGTCCCTGTTGTTGGAAAGCCCGTTATTGGGCATATCCTGGATCACCTGAAGCACTACGGGGTAACAGAGATCATGATCAATGTGCAGTACCTGGGCGAGAAGCTCATGGCGACAATTGGGGATGGCTCTGCCTACGGCGTCCACGTGACCTACTCCGTGGAAGACGAGCTCTGGGGAGATGCGGGTGGCGTGAAGCGCTGCGAGGCCTTTTTCCGGGACTCCGACGACGACACGTTCATGGTGGTCGGCGGTGACGATCTCTCGGACATGGACTTTGGGGCGATTATCGCGGAGCACAAGGCCAAGAACGCCACCGCGACCATCGGGGCCAAGCGTGTCGAGGACCCGTCGCAGTTTGGCATCGCGGTCACCGATGATAACGGCTTTATCACCCGTTTCCAGGAGAAGCCCGCTCCGGGCACAGCGTTCTCCAACCTCGCCAACACGGGTGTCTACCTCTTCAAGCAGACGGTCTTCGACACCATCCCCGCCGCGACCTTCTATGGCTTTGGCAAGGATGTCCTGCCCGCCCTCCTCGCCGCCGGGGAGCCGCTGCTCGCCGTGCCCACCGATGCGTACTGGGAGGATGTGGGCAACCTGACGATCTACCGAAAGGCCCAGCGCGACTGTCTCGACGGTAAGGTGAAGGTCGTCTTCCCTACTGGCACACGTGTCGGCGAGAACAGCTTTGTCTGCGAGGGCGCACAGGTCGAGGGCACGATCTCAGACTACACCGTGGTCGGCAAGAACGCCATCATCGAAGCGGGTGCGGTGGTGAAGAACTCTGTTCTCTGGGACGGTGCCATCGTGAAGGCGGGTACGTATCTAGAGAACTGTGTGGTCGGTAACAACGTGACGGTCGCCAGCACGCACGGCATCTTCAACGCCCAGATCGTCGAGGCCAACCGGCCCGCTTAA
- the folD gene encoding bifunctional methylenetetrahydrofolate dehydrogenase/methenyltetrahydrofolate cyclohydrolase FolD: MSEPLILDGAATAKAIRAEVAARATKLKEAHGITPGLAAVLAGDNPASVTYVSMKRKACAKAGITSFEHVFGADATQEEVLACIHQLNADPNVHGILVQHPMPKGLDEDEILATVDPAKDVDGIGRASLGDLVLGHPSFVSCTPQGMMTLLKRYGIDPAGKHAVVIGRSVILGKPMAIALLNANATVTICHSKTQNLAELTRQADILVAAVGRPELITGEMLKPGAVVLDAGYNRVEGRGHDVGDCHFESCAAVASAITPVPGGVGPMTIATLLEQTVAAAERSVGK; this comes from the coding sequence ATGTCTGAGCCCCTGATTTTAGACGGTGCCGCCACCGCAAAGGCGATTCGTGCTGAAGTGGCCGCCCGCGCCACCAAACTCAAAGAAGCCCACGGTATCACCCCCGGCCTCGCCGCTGTCCTTGCGGGCGATAACCCCGCCTCCGTCACCTATGTCTCGATGAAGCGAAAGGCCTGCGCCAAGGCCGGGATCACATCGTTTGAGCATGTCTTTGGTGCCGATGCGACCCAAGAAGAGGTCCTGGCCTGTATCCATCAGCTCAATGCCGACCCCAATGTTCATGGGATCTTAGTACAGCACCCCATGCCCAAGGGCCTAGACGAAGACGAGATCCTCGCGACCGTTGACCCGGCCAAGGATGTCGATGGGATCGGGCGGGCGAGCCTGGGCGATCTTGTTCTGGGCCACCCGAGCTTTGTCTCCTGTACCCCCCAGGGCATGATGACCCTGCTCAAGCGCTACGGTATCGACCCGGCGGGCAAGCACGCGGTCGTGATCGGGCGCTCGGTGATCCTGGGCAAGCCCATGGCGATCGCACTCCTCAACGCCAATGCCACCGTCACGATCTGCCACAGCAAGACCCAGAACCTGGCAGAGCTCACCCGCCAAGCCGATATCCTGGTCGCCGCCGTGGGCCGCCCCGAGCTGATCACCGGCGAGATGCTCAAGCCCGGTGCTGTGGTCTTAGACGCGGGCTACAACCGGGTCGAGGGCCGCGGCCACGATGTCGGCGACTGCCACTTTGAGAGCTGTGCTGCTGTCGCCAGTGCCATCACGCCCGTCCCGGGCGGTGTCGGCCCGATGACCATCGCCACTCTCTTGGAGCAGACCGTCGCCGCCGCGGAGCGCAGTGTCGGAAAATGA
- the thpR gene encoding RNA 2',3'-cyclic phosphodiesterase, with product MRLFLAIELEPHLADALSSLQARLQERAPDAKVRWVEPENFHLTVQFLGEVAESTLPGVIEACEFLVPPRADFRVGLTGASYFPKKGPLKTLWVGLSEGSEEWKLLVESVEPWMTPLGAPKHGGLVPHITLGRVKEESESLRSALAAEALTECGVQWARRLTLIESFLGPEGATYDTRGTWSFKPNF from the coding sequence ATGCGTTTATTTCTCGCCATAGAGCTCGAACCCCACCTCGCCGATGCACTGAGTAGCCTCCAGGCACGCCTTCAGGAGCGTGCGCCGGACGCCAAGGTTCGCTGGGTCGAGCCGGAGAACTTCCACCTCACGGTTCAGTTTCTGGGCGAGGTCGCCGAGTCAACGCTACCGGGCGTGATCGAGGCCTGTGAGTTTCTCGTGCCACCCCGCGCCGACTTCCGGGTGGGGCTGACGGGAGCGAGTTACTTCCCGAAAAAAGGTCCCCTCAAGACCTTGTGGGTCGGGCTCAGTGAGGGCTCCGAGGAGTGGAAGCTCTTGGTGGAGTCCGTGGAGCCGTGGATGACCCCGCTGGGGGCACCCAAGCACGGGGGGCTCGTGCCGCATATCACCTTGGGGCGGGTCAAGGAAGAGAGCGAGTCCTTGCGCTCGGCGCTGGCGGCGGAGGCACTGACGGAGTGTGGCGTGCAGTGGGCACGCCGCCTCACCCTGATTGAGAGTTTCTTGGGGCCGGAGGGAGCGACGTACGACACGCGTGGCACCTGGAGCTTCAAGCCCAATTTCTGA
- a CDS encoding glutaminase domain-containing protein — protein MNPQENRRTYTNPVWAEDAPDPFVLSAHGKFWAYATETAKHGNGFQVLESADLVHWVHRGTCFTPPWSKSQLWAPEVIERDGLLWMTYSAQNPKTGKREIGIATSKSPTGPFEHKAILVVPDANQKLGVIDTTVFVESDGTAYLLYSEEDPRRIVLRKLAANWLSTVGPTVELLRPTEPWEKGVTEAPTLLKRDGKYHLLYSANGFETGKGDSGYCVAHAMSETLAGPYKKFGAILAQEPGRVYGPGHQSVVTIGKDDWLLYHGWSDQGAPRYGSNPTGRTLRLDRLVWQDGMPQPVVASTTPQPAPHVPAAPRDPSQPSHRAPAIPLITHDPYFSVWAFGDNLNTDWARHWTGAVNALVGLIRVDGTAYRWSGQGPQSVAPFPQTGYTISATQTRFTFEGQGVRLGVTFTSPLLPDDLDVLSRPASYITAEVVATDGKPHDVALYLDITGEWCVNDVAQPVAATRRKVGNLEVLAIGTAEQPVLGKTGDNLRIDWGYAQLSSESAETRIGTDTLVRDGFIRDGKLPSADDTRFPRPAREDWPVLAASFTGLKVSTRPVTRRWVVSYDDEFSLEHLGKRLRGWWRRNGAGINDLVQVAHKDADSLIARCTAFDKKMLAEWTAVGGAGYAQLLALAWRQAISAHKLAAGTDGQPVFFSKENFSNGCIATVDVTYPSAPLFLRYAPALLKAMIEPLVAYAETLRWKFPFAPHDLGTYPKANGQVYGGGERDERDQMPVEESGNLLLLTAALARAEGSVGFAKKHEKTLSTWAKYLLEKGLDPENQLCTDDFAGHLAHNANLSLKAILAIGAWGQLCERLGRPDESKQFLSAAREMAGKWLTLAGDGDHFRLAFDRPGTWSQKYNLVWDTLLGLNLFPPQLARTELAFYQRRQMRYGLPLDNRRTYAKLDWTVWTATLAGSRPEFEALVKPLLLWVEETPTRVPLTDWYETTDGKQVGFQARSVVGGLYLPVLKAHWKR, from the coding sequence GTGAATCCACAAGAAAATCGGCGCACCTACACCAATCCCGTCTGGGCGGAAGACGCCCCCGACCCCTTTGTTCTGAGTGCGCACGGCAAGTTCTGGGCCTACGCCACCGAGACCGCCAAGCACGGCAATGGCTTTCAAGTGCTGGAGTCGGCGGACCTGGTGCACTGGGTCCATCGGGGGACCTGCTTCACCCCGCCGTGGAGCAAGTCGCAGCTCTGGGCACCGGAGGTGATCGAGCGCGATGGCCTGCTCTGGATGACCTACTCGGCGCAGAACCCCAAGACCGGCAAGCGCGAGATCGGGATCGCCACGAGCAAGTCGCCCACGGGGCCCTTTGAGCACAAGGCCATTTTGGTGGTGCCCGATGCGAACCAAAAGCTTGGGGTGATCGACACGACCGTCTTTGTGGAGAGCGATGGCACGGCGTATCTGCTCTACTCCGAGGAAGACCCGCGGCGAATCGTCCTGCGTAAGCTCGCGGCGAACTGGCTCTCGACGGTCGGCCCGACGGTCGAGCTCTTGCGCCCCACGGAGCCCTGGGAGAAAGGGGTCACCGAGGCCCCGACTCTGCTCAAGCGCGACGGTAAGTACCACCTGCTCTACTCGGCCAATGGCTTTGAGACCGGCAAGGGGGACTCGGGCTACTGCGTGGCGCACGCCATGAGCGAGACCCTCGCGGGGCCGTACAAGAAATTCGGGGCGATCCTAGCGCAGGAGCCGGGCCGTGTCTATGGGCCGGGGCACCAGTCTGTCGTGACAATCGGAAAAGACGACTGGCTGCTCTACCACGGCTGGAGTGACCAAGGCGCGCCACGCTACGGCTCCAACCCAACCGGGCGGACGCTGCGGCTGGACCGGCTGGTCTGGCAGGACGGCATGCCGCAGCCGGTTGTCGCCAGCACCACCCCGCAGCCCGCGCCCCATGTCCCCGCCGCCCCACGCGACCCGAGCCAGCCCAGCCACCGCGCCCCGGCGATCCCGCTCATCACCCACGACCCGTACTTCTCGGTCTGGGCCTTTGGTGACAACCTCAACACCGACTGGGCGCGCCACTGGACCGGTGCGGTCAATGCGCTGGTCGGGCTGATCCGGGTGGATGGCACGGCCTATCGCTGGTCCGGGCAGGGGCCGCAGAGTGTCGCACCGTTCCCACAGACCGGCTACACGATCAGTGCCACCCAGACCCGCTTCACCTTCGAGGGCCAAGGCGTCCGGCTTGGCGTCACCTTCACGTCGCCGCTCCTCCCCGATGACCTTGATGTGCTGAGTCGCCCGGCATCGTATATCACCGCCGAGGTGGTCGCCACCGATGGCAAGCCGCATGATGTGGCGCTCTACCTGGATATCACCGGCGAGTGGTGTGTCAACGATGTCGCGCAGCCCGTGGCTGCCACCCGGCGAAAAGTCGGCAATCTCGAGGTGCTGGCGATCGGAACCGCGGAGCAGCCCGTGCTGGGAAAGACCGGCGACAACCTGCGGATCGACTGGGGCTACGCCCAGCTCTCCAGCGAGAGCGCCGAGACCCGGATCGGCACCGACACGCTGGTGCGCGATGGCTTTATCCGCGACGGCAAGCTGCCCAGCGCCGACGACACCCGCTTCCCGCGCCCCGCCCGCGAGGACTGGCCCGTGCTGGCTGCGAGCTTCACGGGGCTCAAGGTCAGTACTCGCCCGGTCACGCGCCGCTGGGTGGTCTCCTACGACGACGAGTTCTCGCTGGAGCATTTAGGCAAGCGTCTGCGTGGCTGGTGGCGGCGCAATGGGGCGGGGATCAACGACCTCGTGCAGGTGGCCCACAAAGACGCCGATAGCCTGATCGCGCGCTGCACGGCCTTTGATAAGAAGATGCTGGCGGAGTGGACCGCGGTCGGGGGGGCGGGCTACGCCCAGCTCCTCGCACTGGCGTGGCGGCAGGCGATCTCCGCCCACAAGCTCGCGGCCGGCACCGATGGCCAGCCGGTGTTCTTCTCCAAGGAGAATTTCTCCAACGGCTGTATCGCGACGGTCGATGTCACCTACCCGTCGGCGCCGCTCTTCCTGCGCTACGCCCCCGCGCTCCTCAAGGCCATGATCGAGCCGCTGGTGGCCTACGCCGAGACGCTGCGCTGGAAGTTCCCCTTCGCCCCCCACGACCTGGGCACCTACCCCAAGGCCAATGGGCAGGTCTACGGCGGCGGGGAGCGCGACGAGCGCGACCAGATGCCGGTGGAGGAGTCGGGAAACCTGCTGCTGCTCACCGCCGCCCTGGCCCGCGCCGAGGGCAGTGTCGGCTTCGCCAAGAAGCACGAGAAGACGCTCTCCACCTGGGCAAAGTATCTCTTAGAAAAGGGCCTCGACCCGGAGAACCAGCTCTGCACCGATGACTTTGCGGGGCACCTGGCGCACAACGCAAACCTCTCGCTCAAGGCGATCCTGGCGATTGGCGCGTGGGGTCAGCTCTGTGAGAGGCTCGGCCGCCCGGACGAGAGCAAACAGTTCCTGAGCGCCGCAAGAGAGATGGCGGGCAAGTGGCTGACCCTGGCCGGCGATGGCGACCACTTCCGCCTGGCGTTTGACCGACCGGGGACCTGGAGCCAGAAGTACAACCTGGTCTGGGACACGCTGCTGGGGCTGAACCTCTTCCCGCCACAGCTCGCCAGGACCGAGCTTGCCTTCTACCAGCGCCGCCAGATGCGCTATGGCCTGCCGCTGGACAACCGGCGCACCTACGCCAAGCTGGACTGGACGGTCTGGACCGCCACTCTCGCGGGGAGCCGCCCGGAGTTCGAGGCGCTTGTCAAGCCGCTCCTGCTCTGGGTGGAAGAGACCCCCACCCGCGTCCCCCTCACCGACTGGTACGAGACCACCGACGGCAAGCAAGTGGGCTTCCAAGCCCGCTCCGTGGTCGGAGGACTCTATCTGCCTGTGCTTAAGGCGCACTGGAAGCGGTAG
- a CDS encoding Uma2 family endonuclease, with protein MSANPTPFRWSVEAYERVVALGGFAPEQRIELIDGELVEIMPQKPRHSSTIELVEEACRAIAPEGYRVRVQLPLKFTTSVPEPDVAVVQGQLRSFVNSHPATAVLVVEVSDTTLEYDQVVKAPIYAAAGIEDYWIININERTVEVRRQPGPSGYRSLQTYTETDTVAPLFTTVPISVAELLP; from the coding sequence ATGAGTGCCAATCCTACCCCTTTTCGCTGGAGTGTCGAAGCCTACGAGCGTGTCGTCGCGCTGGGCGGCTTTGCACCTGAGCAGCGCATCGAACTCATTGATGGAGAGCTGGTAGAAATTATGCCCCAGAAGCCACGTCATTCTAGTACGATTGAACTTGTCGAAGAAGCCTGTCGAGCCATTGCACCTGAGGGCTATCGCGTTCGTGTGCAGCTTCCGCTGAAGTTCACTACCAGCGTCCCTGAGCCTGATGTTGCGGTTGTCCAAGGCCAACTGCGCTCCTTTGTGAACTCCCATCCAGCCACTGCCGTTCTCGTTGTCGAGGTCTCAGACACCACGTTGGAGTACGATCAAGTCGTTAAAGCCCCGATCTACGCGGCGGCAGGGATAGAAGATTACTGGATTATCAATATCAATGAGCGCACGGTCGAGGTTCGCCGTCAGCCTGGCCCTAGCGGATACCGTAGCCTGCAAACCTACACCGAGACCGACACTGTCGCGCCGCTCTTCACTACCGTCCCCATCTCGGTTGCCGAGCTTCTACCCTAA
- the recA gene encoding recombinase RecA: MDKEKALDIALAQIEKQFGKGTIVRLGEKTIEPIESIPTGALALDLALGVGGVPKGRITEIYGAESSGKTTVAAHIVAQAQKQGGICAYVDVEHAVDPIYFKALGVNLDTLLISQPSTGEEALEIVDALVRSNAVALVVLDSVAALVPKAEIEGDMGDSHVGIQARLMSQALRKITGSLSKTNTAAIFINQLREKIGVMFGNPETQPGGRALKFYSSVRLDVRRVETLKIGTDMVGIRTRVKVVKNKVAPPFKQAEFDIMFGTGISRAGSIIDIGTELNVVTKSGAFYSYKGERIGQGRENAKKYLEEHPEMMDAIEAEIKNSGVADDALSLGATGGAEAAEE; this comes from the coding sequence ATGGATAAGGAAAAGGCGCTCGATATTGCCCTTGCGCAGATCGAGAAACAGTTTGGTAAGGGGACCATTGTCCGCCTGGGTGAGAAGACAATCGAGCCGATCGAGTCGATTCCGACCGGCGCACTGGCCCTCGATCTCGCACTCGGGGTCGGAGGCGTGCCCAAGGGCCGCATCACCGAGATCTACGGCGCGGAGTCGTCGGGTAAGACCACCGTGGCGGCGCATATTGTCGCTCAGGCGCAGAAGCAGGGTGGGATCTGTGCCTATGTCGATGTTGAGCACGCGGTCGATCCGATCTACTTCAAGGCGCTTGGGGTGAACTTGGACACGCTCCTGATCTCCCAGCCCAGTACGGGAGAAGAGGCGCTTGAGATTGTCGATGCGCTGGTGCGCTCCAATGCGGTCGCGCTGGTGGTGCTGGACTCTGTCGCCGCGCTCGTGCCCAAGGCCGAGATTGAGGGCGATATGGGCGATAGCCATGTCGGTATCCAGGCCCGTCTGATGAGCCAGGCCCTGCGCAAGATCACCGGCTCGCTGAGCAAGACCAACACCGCCGCCATCTTTATCAACCAGCTCCGTGAGAAGATCGGGGTGATGTTTGGCAACCCGGAGACCCAGCCGGGTGGCCGTGCCCTGAAGTTCTACTCGTCGGTGCGCCTCGATGTGCGCCGTGTCGAGACCCTCAAGATCGGCACGGACATGGTGGGGATTCGCACCCGTGTGAAGGTTGTAAAGAACAAAGTCGCCCCGCCCTTCAAGCAGGCGGAGTTCGACATCATGTTCGGAACCGGAATCTCCCGCGCGGGCTCGATCATCGATATCGGCACCGAGCTCAACGTGGTCACCAAGTCCGGTGCGTTCTACTCCTACAAGGGGGAGCGAATCGGGCAGGGGCGTGAGAACGCCAAGAAGTACCTGGAAGAGCACCCGGAGATGATGGATGCGATCGAGGCGGAGATCAAGAACTCTGGAGTCGCCGACGATGCCCTCTCCCTGGGAGCAACCGGGGGAGCCGAGGCAGCCGAGGAATAA
- a CDS encoding polyprenyl synthetase family protein gives MSFEAWVAVHTPRVNAALDQLCPADGSPLREAMRYSLLAGGKRLRPLLCIAAAEAVGSEIAAVLPAACALEMIHTFSLIHDDLPAMDDDDLRRGLPTCHVQYGEALAILAGDALQALAFEIAPTHAVLLARACYQMCAGQAEDLAAEGQDIGLEHLQHIHSRKTGALLCASVVSGALTAPPEARAALTHYGEKIGVAFQIVDDILDVTGDDATLGKPAGSDLKHDKATYPKLVGLDESKRLARRAEQEALAALEPFGTLAEPLREIARYIVERNT, from the coding sequence ATGAGCTTTGAAGCCTGGGTTGCGGTCCACACGCCCCGTGTGAACGCCGCGCTCGACCAGCTCTGTCCTGCAGATGGCTCACCGCTCCGCGAGGCGATGCGCTACTCGCTCCTGGCGGGCGGTAAGCGTCTCCGGCCCCTGCTCTGTATCGCCGCCGCGGAGGCAGTCGGAAGTGAGATCGCAGCCGTTCTCCCGGCGGCGTGCGCCTTGGAGATGATCCACACCTTCTCACTCATCCACGACGACCTGCCTGCGATGGACGACGACGACCTGCGACGGGGCCTGCCGACGTGCCATGTCCAGTACGGCGAGGCGCTCGCAATTCTTGCGGGAGATGCCCTCCAAGCCCTTGCCTTTGAGATCGCTCCGACACACGCCGTGCTGCTGGCTCGCGCTTGCTACCAGATGTGCGCCGGGCAGGCTGAGGACCTCGCCGCGGAGGGCCAGGATATCGGCCTGGAGCACCTGCAGCACATCCACTCTCGCAAGACCGGAGCGCTCCTCTGTGCGAGTGTGGTCTCCGGTGCCCTCACCGCCCCCCCCGAGGCACGGGCAGCCCTCACCCACTACGGCGAGAAGATCGGGGTTGCCTTTCAGATCGTCGACGACATTCTCGACGTGACCGGCGACGATGCCACGCTCGGCAAGCCCGCGGGCTCCGATCTCAAGCACGATAAGGCGACCTACCCCAAGCTGGTCGGGCTGGACGAGAGCAAGCGCCTTGCCCGCAGGGCCGAGCAGGAGGCGCTCGCCGCGTTGGAGCCCTTTGGTACACTCGCCGAGCCCCTGCGCGAGATCGCCCGCTACATTGTCGAGCGCAACACCTAG